AAGCGGTTGACAATTCAATCTGCGGAATGCTATTCTACCCCTAGTAGGTATTGGAGATTCATGCCCACGATGAAGGAACGAATGAAAAAATCGGTTTCACTTTACACGTTTTGTATTTTCGGTCCTCCAGCGACTCATTGGATCGGTCTAACCTTAGCCCTCTGTATGATGGTCTTTGGCTGTTCAGATGATCCCGAAACTGATATCGCGGTTGTGGAGCAGAGACAGAGGGACGGCTGGGCAGCCTACGATAAAGGGGACTTTTCCGCTGCACTTCTACATTTTGAGCGTGTAATTGAACTCGATGGAACCCGGGCGGACGCCCACAACGGCATGGGCTGGGCACACCTCAGTATCGCACATGCGCCCGGCGCGACTCCAGACGTTCTGGCGAAGGCGCAAAGGGCATTTGAGGCTGCCATCCGCTCAGATACCTCCAGCGCGGATGCGTGGATTGGGTTAGCCAATACGCTATTTCTCCGCCGTGAAAGTGCCTCCGATTTTCAGATCGCGCTCCGTGCCATTGACAACGCATTACAAGGGGACCATCGAACCCTCTTTCGACATGATTATCAGTCTGTCGCAGATCTCCAGGCGCTCAGGGCTGCCTGCTACTACTACCTTGGTCAAATAAACCTTGCTAGATCGACGGTTGAACGCGCACTTCAAACAGAACCATCAAACACGGCTGCATTATCACTTCAAAACCTGCTGAAATAACCCAGGGAGAACTCAATATGTTATTGGAAGGTAAAAAAGCGCTCATTACTGGTTCGCGACGCGGCATTGGGCGAGGAATCGCCCTCGCCTTAGCGCAGAACGGTTGCGATATTGGACTCAACGATATTGAACACGACGGATCCGCAGATCGGACGATTGCGCTTATCCGTGAAACCGGACGCAGATGCACGTTTACGGTTGCAGACATCAGTAACAGCGATTCGGTGAACACCTTATTCGACGAATTCCTCGCGGAACACGGCCGGATTGATATTTTGGTAAATAATCCCTACTGGTCAGAGAATACGCCGTTTCTTGAGATCAGCGAGGAGGTTTGGGATCGGACGATGGCAGTGAGTTTGAAGGGGTACTTCCTGTGCAGCCAACGGGCTGCAAAAGAGATGATCGATCAAAAATCAGATGGGCGAATTGTCAGCATCTCATCCATACATTCTGTGCGCGTCTGGGAAGAAGACACCGCCTACGGTGTTGCAAAGGCGGGTGTGATTCGCTTGATGATGAGCATCGCCCGCGATTTGGCAGGCACCGGCATCACAGCGAATGCGATTGCACCGGGTTGGATCGATAGCCGCGAGCTGCCCCCGGAGCAAGAACATGAACGAGCGCAAGGCGATGTTGGCGGCGACGCTTTGGCGTCAATTCCGAGTCGTCGAATCGGTGTGCCAAACGACATCGCGCAGGCAGCAGTTTTTCTCTGTTCACCAATGGGAGATTACGTCAACGGCACCTGTCTGACGGTGGACGGCGGATTTCTCGCACACGGTAACACCTAAACCGCGGGGATTAACCACACTCTCGGTCAATATGAGAAGTCGACTGCACTGTTGTGGCACCCCACTGTACTTAAACCCTTTTTAAGGCTGAAGCTGATTAAGTCCGAAAGCGTATTCGTTTAACAAGGAATAATGATTTGAATAAAACACACCTATTTTTCGCCGCCATCCTTTCAGTTCTGATTAAC
This is a stretch of genomic DNA from Candidatus Poribacteria bacterium. It encodes these proteins:
- a CDS encoding tetratricopeptide repeat protein, with translation MKKSVSLYTFCIFGPPATHWIGLTLALCMMVFGCSDDPETDIAVVEQRQRDGWAAYDKGDFSAALLHFERVIELDGTRADAHNGMGWAHLSIAHAPGATPDVLAKAQRAFEAAIRSDTSSADAWIGLANTLFLRRESASDFQIALRAIDNALQGDHRTLFRHDYQSVADLQALRAACYYYLGQINLARSTVERALQTEPSNTAALSLQNLLK
- a CDS encoding SDR family oxidoreductase gives rise to the protein MLLEGKKALITGSRRGIGRGIALALAQNGCDIGLNDIEHDGSADRTIALIRETGRRCTFTVADISNSDSVNTLFDEFLAEHGRIDILVNNPYWSENTPFLEISEEVWDRTMAVSLKGYFLCSQRAAKEMIDQKSDGRIVSISSIHSVRVWEEDTAYGVAKAGVIRLMMSIARDLAGTGITANAIAPGWIDSRELPPEQEHERAQGDVGGDALASIPSRRIGVPNDIAQAAVFLCSPMGDYVNGTCLTVDGGFLAHGNT